The nucleotide sequence TGGAGCAGGCCGAGACGCGGCTGGCGCGGCTGGCGCCGGCGGTGGAGCGGGCGCGGCAGGCGCTGCTCGCGGCGAGTAACGCGCTGGACGCGGTGCGTGCGTCGGGGCTGCGAGCGGACGATCTGGCGGCCCGGCTGGCGGCGCTGTCGCCCGAGTTGACCAAGCTCAACCAGGGGGCCGGGCAGCACGGTGTGCAGGAGACCCTGCGGCGCGCCGATGATGTGCTGCGCAGGGCGGAGGCGGTGCGCGGGGAGGCCGAGCGGCTGCCGGAGCGGTCTGCGGAGATCGACAAGCGGCTGGTGTCGCTGCGCACCCGCGCCCAGGCGATCACCACGCGGGCCGCCGGGGTCGAGCCCGTCCTCAGCGAGCTGCGCCGCCGCTACAGCGCCGCCTGCTGGCAGGATCTGCAGTCGGTCCCCGCGCAGGCGGCGCGGGATGTGGCGCAGGCCGAGGAGAAGCTCAAGGAGGCGCAGGCGGCGCGCGAGGAGCAGCGCTGGCCGGACGCCACCGCGTTGCTGGCCACCGTAAGGGCGCTGCTGAACAGCACGGACGAGGCCGTCTCGGCGGCCGGGGACCGGCTGCGGCGGCTGGACGAGGTGTCGTTCGACCAGCAGAAGGAGATCGAGCGCACCCGGTTCGCGATCCGCGACGCGCAGCGGCTGGCCATGGCCGGGCGCTCCACGCCCGATCCGCGCCACGCACGCCCGCTGGACGACGCCGTGGAGCGCCTGGAGTGGGCCATCGCGGGGCTGGAGGGGCGGCATCCGGACTGGTGGCACTTCCTCTCCGAGACGGAGGCCGTACGGCAGACCGCCGCCCGGGTCGTCCAGGGGATTCGGGAGGAGCGGGGCAGCGGGCACTGAGCCCGCGCGTCAGGGGCCCTGTAGTTTCGGGGGCTGACCTGCGGTTCGGTGGTTATGCTCCTGCCATGCCTCGCTATGAGTAC is from Streptomyces hygroscopicus and encodes:
- a CDS encoding membrane protein, with product MRRSGRPSVLGLMLLPVPLLAVVGALSFAGGSGGRRWFGGRGESQRAEAQAAKDAAAAAFYELDTAQRDLRISIETITAMDDSPAARRTAADFSALGQRIDQVSRDYITAVDAHDLDRDDLDSATASRARTDLTRAKDALERTKGDLDRFAQGLGPLLEQAETRLARLAPAVERARQALLAASNALDAVRASGLRADDLAARLAALSPELTKLNQGAGQHGVQETLRRADDVLRRAEAVRGEAERLPERSAEIDKRLVSLRTRAQAITTRAAGVEPVLSELRRRYSAACWQDLQSVPAQAARDVAQAEEKLKEAQAAREEQRWPDATALLATVRALLNSTDEAVSAAGDRLRRLDEVSFDQQKEIERTRFAIRDAQRLAMAGRSTPDPRHARPLDDAVERLEWAIAGLEGRHPDWWHFLSETEAVRQTAARVVQGIREERGSGH